A DNA window from Calliphora vicina chromosome 1, idCalVici1.1, whole genome shotgun sequence contains the following coding sequences:
- the Cpr97Ea gene encoding proline-rich protein HaeIII subfamily 1: MLVLKRLILITILCAATNAQDYQDYQENTPRPAPIRLRPSSGQVDAPRPTPVPILKQINKHNEDGSYTYGYEGADGSFKIETKLATGEVKGKYGYVDETGKVRVVEYGANKYGFQPSGEGITVAPPTLVDETKRQQEPDYEDEIVQRPQRPHRVNRPQQQYRPAPPPPPPRPQPQPQPQYVQYEDEEQEPEPPRRPQYVPQSAPPRPQPQLGPAPPRLQIPGAQRTTDVVYSPVQKPSRPDYSQQQSSEYSQSTSFGDGQSNLRISRPVYAPAPGTPSPSSARAQGFLGPASGGRPHLEPFQFGPSQQAAPAPRPVAQSIPVQQPRYQQPQLQSRSSGGGGSSLLDQLARDYALPEGTSQPLHDISFGYY; this comes from the exons TTAAAacgtttaatattaattacaatATTGTGTGCCGCCACAAATGCACAAGATTATCAAGACTATCAGGAAAATACACCCCGACCTGCACCCATAAGACTGCGTCCCAGTTCCGGACAAGTAGATGCGCCAAGACCGACACCAGTgccaatattaaaacaaattaacaa ACACAACGAAGATGGTTCCTATACTTATGGTTATGAAGGTGCTGATGgttcatttaaaattgaaacgAAATTGGCCACCGGTGAAGTAAAGGGCAAATATGGTTATGTTGACGAGACAGGCAAAGTAAGGGTAGTGGAGTATGGAGCCAATAAATATGGTTTTCAACCATCTGGTGAGGGCATTACGGTAGCACCTCCCACTTTGGTGGATGAAACCAAGAGACAACAAGAACCAGATTATGAAGATGAAATAGTGCAGAGACCACAGAGACCACAT cgCGTTAATCGTCCTCAACAGCAATATAGGCCAGCaccgccaccaccaccacccCGGCCACAGCCTCAACCCCAACCTCAATATGTGCAATACGAAGATGAAGAGCAAGAACCAGAGCCACCACGTAGACCTCAATATGTACCACAGAGTGCACCACCTAGGCCACAGCCACAATTAGGACCAGCACCTCCTAGACTCCAAATACCCGGTGCTCAACGTACTACCGATGTGGTTTACTCGCCCGTGCAAAAACCCTCTCGCCCCGACTACTCTCAGCAACAATCATCCGAATACTCACAATCAACATCATTCGGTGATGGTCAATCAAATTTACGTATATCACGTCCTGTATATGCCCCAGCCCCCGGAACACCTTCACCCTCCAGTGCACGAGCTCAAGGTTTCTTGGGTCCCGCCTCTGGTGGTCGTCCACATTTGGAACCTTTCCAGTTTGGACCCTCTCAGCAAGCAGCTCCTGCACCTCGTCCCGTAGCCCAATCGATACCCGTGCAACAGCCCCGTTATCAACAGCCTCAGCTACAAAGTCGTAGCAGTGGTGGAGGAGGTAGCAGTTTATTGGATCAATTGGCTCGTGATTACGCCTTACCCGAGGGTACATCTCAGCCATTACACGACATTTCTTTCGGTTATTACTAG